One genomic segment of Brassica napus cultivar Da-Ae chromosome A3, Da-Ae, whole genome shotgun sequence includes these proteins:
- the LOC106444676 gene encoding uncharacterized protein LOC106444676, which translates to MGGCASIPKESDIVEGSVPTENVVVESKDVTTEADTTLSQEKKEESSEEEKKEGETKEDYSEATKAEPTPEAVKADEKAPSATEAPTQETAPAKTDEAPLVIL; encoded by the exons atgggAGGTTGTGCGAGCATACCTAAGGAATCTGACATCGTTGAAGGCTCTGTACCAACCGAAAATGTTGTTGTTGAGTCCAAGGATGTCACGACCGAGGCAGATACCACATTGAGTCAG gagaagaaggaagagtctAGTGAAGAGGAAAAGAAGGAAGGTGAGACAAAAGAAGACTACTCTGAGGCAACCAAGGCCGAGCCAACTCCAGAAGCTGTCAAGGCAGATGAGAAAGCTCCTTCTGCTACTGAGGCACCAACACAAGAGACCGCACCTGCCAAAACCGATGAGGCGCCTCTTGTGATTCTTTGA
- the LOC106440964 gene encoding uncharacterized sugar kinase slr0537-like, producing the protein MAALSLISPIPSSASLPPIYSLYHFKGTLQSNKTSSTSISGGFRSSWNLRIDSKAEKMQLGLMVSRNGGGGELDDMDEGQIENIGDQDEDDEEWTQAHASSSSSSSSPERWDVLGLGQAMVDFSGVVDDAFLEKLDLEKGTRKLINHEERGRVLQAMDGCSYKAAAGGSLSNTLVALARLGCPSITDRPLNVAMAGSIAGDPLGSFYRTKLRRANVNFLSAPIMDGTTGTVIVLTTPDAQRTMLAYQGTSSVVNYDSCLASLISKTNVFVVEGYLFELPDTIRTITKACEEAHRNGALVAVTASDVSCIERHYDDFWDIVGNYADIIFANSDEARAFCHFSAEESPISATRYLSHFVPFVSVTDGINGSYIGAKGEAIYIPPSPCVPVDTCGAGDAYASGILYGILRGVTDLKGMGELAATIAATVVGQQGTRLRVQDAVELARSHDFRLNSVGTDVGS; encoded by the exons ATGGCCGCCCTTTCTCTCATCTCTCCAATTCCTTCGTCTGCCTCTCTTCCTCCTATTTACTCCCTATATCACTTCAAAGGAACCCTTCAAAGCAACAAAACCTCCTCAACCTCCATTTCCGGCGGTTTCAGAAGCTCGTGGAACCTGAGGATTGATTCCAAGGCGGAGAAGATGCAACTTGGCCTCATGGTTTCTAGAAACGGTGGAGGAGGAGAATTAGATGATATGGATGAAGGCCAAATCGAGAACATCGGTGACCAAGACGAAGATGACGAGGAATGGACACAAGCccatgcttcttcttcttcttcttcttcttcccctgaGAGATGGGATGTTCTGGGTCTCGGCCAAGCCATG GTAGATTTCTCTGGAGTTGTGGATGATGCGTTTCTAGAAAAGCTAGACTTGGAAAAAGGAACGAGGAAGCTGATCAATCACGAGGAGAGGGGTAGAGTCTTGCAAGCAATGGATGGTTGCAGCTACAAGGCTGCAGCTGGAGGTTCCTTGTCCAACACTCTTGTTGCTTTGGCGAGATTGGGCTGTCCTTCCATCACCGACCGCCCGTTGAATGTCGCTATGGCTGGTAGTATTGCTGGTGACCCTCTCGGTAGCTTTTACAG GACTAAATTACGGCGAGcaaatgtaaattttctttcTGCTCCAATCATGGATGGAACAACAGGGACAGTGATAGTTCTTACAACTCCTGATGCGCAACGTACCATGCTTGCTTATCAG GGAACATCTTCTGTGGTTAATTATGATTCTTGTTTGGCTAGTTTGATATCCAAGACAAATGTCTTTGTTGTAGAAGGCTACTTGTTTGAGCTTCCTGATACTATAAGAACCATAACAAAAGCCTGTGAAGAAGCACACAGAAACGGAGCGCTTGTTGCTGTTACAGCATCAGATGTGTCTTGCATTGAGAGGCACTATGATGACTTCTG GGACATTGTGGGCAACTATGCAGACATTATATTTGCAAACAGCGACGAAGCAAGAGCGTTTTGTCACTTTTCAGCAGAGGAAAGCCCTATATCAGCTACAAGGTACTTGAGCCACTTTGTCCCATTTGTTTCAGTAACCGATGGAATCAACGGGTCATACATTGGAGCCAAGGGAGAGGCCATATACATTCCTCCATCGCCTTGCGTGCCGGTCGACACGTGTGGTGCTGGAGACGCATACGCTTCAGGGATCTTATACGGTATCTTGAGAGGTGTCACCGACTTGAAAGGAATGGGAGAGTTGGCTGCTACGATTGCAGCCACTGTGGTTGGTCAACAAGGAACCAGGCTTAGGGTTCAGGACGCGGTAGAGCTGGCTCGGTCACATGACTTCCGCCTCAACAGTGTTGGAACTGATGTTGGGTCTTGA
- the LOC106442785 gene encoding S-protein homolog 9-like: MNRLSCFLLTIALIVGSSNAIWEKNSVHFKSSLRPGNTLKIHCTSNDDDLGVHLLSPGQTYDFSFHDSILKTYFDCTLNQGPNFAFHVSFTAYKSGGGLIRYGKTNFWDAREDGMYFTHGQEAPKLEYKWTHV, translated from the coding sequence ATGAATAGGCTCTCATGCTTTTTGCTTACCATTGCATTGATCGTTGGCTCTAGTAACGCAATCTGGGAAAAAAACAGTGTCCACTTCAAAAGTTCTCTTCGTCCGggcaatactctcaagattcaTTGTACATCGAACGATGACGACTTGGGTGTTCATTTGTTGAGCCCTGGACAGACCTACGATTTTAGTTTTCATGATAGTATTTTGAAGACCTATTTCGATTGTACCTTAAACCAGGGTCCTAATTTCGCGTTTCATGTAAGTTTTACAGCTTATAAAAGTGGTGGTGGCCTGATTCGTTATGGTAAGACCAATTTTTGGGATGCTAGAGAAGATGGCATGTACTTCACACACGGTCAGGAAGCTCCCAAGTTAGAGTATAAGTGGACACATGTTTAA